A window of Hemiscyllium ocellatum isolate sHemOce1 chromosome 35, sHemOce1.pat.X.cur, whole genome shotgun sequence genomic DNA:
TAATCCTGATGTAAAAAGCGACCCTTGATCCGTCTGTATTCCTGGGTAGTCCATACCTAGCAGAAAATTGACTAATTCTTTTACAGGGTGGCAAGGTGCCTCCATGGGGTAGGTTTAGATTGTTGTCTTTCGACTATTTTCTCTGAACTAGGAATGAGTCCCACAGTCGTTCAactgatttttcttttgcttCCTCAAAGATGTAGTCAAGTATGATAGAATACCAATTTTCTTATCTttattgtttgatttttttctcctgtttccactggtgactttgtgaccttgttaccatcCAGTTTGGAAATTCCTAGGATATAATTCTGATAACACCCTCACTTGTTAATTGTCAACTGACATTTGAACCACAGTAGATATTACTTCCACCTCTGATCAATCTATATCGTTGCTAAAGTGAAACCGCATTACGAGAAGAAAGAAATCATGTTTTAGTCATACCCTTCACTGCTTTGCACTCACTCTCTAACTTCACTTTTTATCATGGAATATTGATGTTTCCGCCAGAAATCCACATATTACCACTTTTCCTGGCAATACTGCTTCTGAATCTCCTCATTATCTCCAGCATCACATATTGATTGTATTTGTATTACTTAAAATCTTAAATTGTTTACCTATTCCTCCTTGCATTCATAATTACACCTTACACACAGATGTAAATGCTTTAAAGAGGTCTGACACTTTCTCCTCAACCAAACCCTGACCCGGTTGTACATTCTTTAGCTTCCATGGTGCTTTCTGTTACCAATTCAACAAAAATCACTGGCTTATTCTGTTTTCCCATATCTGCCTTAACATTGCTTTTTTTTCTAAACCACCAACACAAAGAATTCATGGGGCCGACTTCATGCACTGAAAAGACCCGAGATTGTTTTACATTTCTTTTCTCCTCATGAGTTTCCATCATAGTCTGTGGTAAAGGATGTTCATTGACGACATCTCCTTTTCCCTTTCAACCTGACgatttctcttttctccaattTCTATACCTCTCAATTTGATGTTGGGAGCCAAACTgtgatttttgaaaaaaagtaaGAATTAATGCCTTCCCAACACTTTATGTGTAAGTCTTCCTTAGGATTAAGCATCTGACTTTGTCTAAAAGGCAGTTACTTTTAATGAAGTAAGTTTGGTGTGACAAACTTTTTGGTACTAAAGTGATAAAGGCAGATGTTCAACCAGGACCAATACCTCAGAAACCTTGACTGAATGTGAATCTGCCCGTTGGCATTCCATCCATGATCTTGACAGATCAGAGGTATCCCATCCTCTCTGCGAAGTCCAGATAAGCACAGACCTGTAGAAAAGACACTCCTTCTATCAGCTTCCTGTGCTCAAAGCAGCAAATCTCAACGTTAGAAACATGGGAACATCCTTCATCATGTTCAAAAGTAAACACAGACTCAATAGTTTCATCCCTTGTTCAAAAGTAATCATCGTAAATCTTCAGGATTCACAGGGCTGATGTGAACGGTCTTAGCTACCAAACATCCCAGGGAGACTGAAATGTTCCAGGACTGGGATGGGGTCATGGAAGGACGATCCAGCACCAAAGCTTCCATAAAACTCCAAATACAAAAATATATATTGGCTGAATTTGGAATCAGGAAATTTTTCAAATTCGCTACAGTGTGTTCATTCAGCTCAAATATGTTGAACCAAAGTTTCTGTGCAATTTACATTTATTGTGAATTCTACAAGCACGACAGTAAAGGCCCACCAATTCTGTGAGAATCAAAAGCAATGTAACTATTCTAATACCATTTTGTAATACTTAGCTCATACCCCTGCAAACGTTGGTATCACAGGTGCACGTCTTCTTACCTCGAGTCAAAAAGGCATAGAGGTGtcgagcacagaaacagacgtttggtccaactcgtccatgatgaTCAGGTATCCAACATGAATCCagttccatttcccagcatttggcccacaccaTTTTAAAgcctttctattcatttacccatccaaatgccttttaaacgttgtgatTGTACCCGCCCCCAATTCCTCTGTCAGCTATTCCACATACACAACATTCTTTGCGTGTTAAAGTTGCCCCTAAGGACACGTTTAAGTTTTTCCTCTTTTACACTAAAACTATGCCCACGTGTTCTGAACTCTCCTATTCCGGGAAATAGGCCTTGTCgatttatcatatccatgttCATTATGATGTTATTAACTTCTATAAGACCTCCCCTCAGCGTCCGACACTCAAGAAAAAAAACTTAATCCATCTCTCCTGATAGCACAAAAGCTCCAATCCTTGCAACATTGTTTtacatcttttctgcacactttcaagtttcacaacatccttcctccaaGAGGGAAATCAAAATTAGACTATTTTCcataagtggcctcaccaatgtccttcacagCTACAACATGAGCAAGTCCTGCTTTGATCCCAGGTACAGGCGGTGAGTTCGAAATTTCCAACACCCTTTGGAGAAAATACTTTTTCTCACATTTTTTTCTACACCTTCTGCCCATTACTATCAATTCATTGCCCGTATCCATTGATCCCTCAATCATGTCAGTTCTTTGCGCCCAGCCCTCAGTATTCTCTGCTCCAGGCATGACATCCCCAGTACATCCTATCTCTCAATTAAAGGAGAATCTATCTGGTTTACAACATAgagacatttctccccatcatTGCTAAATTATTTCTTTGAACTCCACCCCTTCTCCTGTCTGCTTTTATCcctaaaatatttatttaaacacCAGTTGCATTTCCCTTCTATAATTATAATTCAATTTGCTTCCATTGCACTTTGAAACAATGCATTTCAGATCTTAGCAGGCAATTGCGCAAAATTAATCACCTTCATCTTTTGTCAGGTAGTTTCCTTTTAACAATGATCTCTAATTTGTCTTCTTTCATTATCGAAAAtcaaaaaaatggaaattgcttattttttttcttttaaaatctttttcaatTGGGTTATTTGTAGAAAGCAGATCTTCCCTTCCAGGACCCTTGGAAATTAATGTGTTTTTGTCACATATCACAAGTTGACAGGAGAAAGGAGCTAATCTAAATGAGAAAATGGAACAATCAAATGGTCACAAAGAATACGTTAATTGTACATCCCAGGTAGCTCCAATGATGGAAATTGAACGAAGATCTAGAAATGTCTGAATGTTAATGTATTATCTGGTAATTGTACAacaagattggtagagttgttCCAAAATAAATTCGAGCTGACAGGAGGAATTTGGTTAATTGTCCAACCAACCAGTTGTGAATGCAAGTGGCATTGAGCTAAAGCAATTGGGGTGTATCTCCTCAATATATAAAGCGGACCAAAGGTATGCCGGACCAGAAGATGGCAGGTCTAGGAATGGTGCTTTTCGAAGTAAGACCCACATTTGCAGTTCCAGCTTTTCATCGGTTCACAACTACCCCAGCCAATATTCACCCTCCATATAATGTTCTCTCGTATTCATGCCTAAAGGTTCGGTCCACCAATGCTTTCTTACCGTTTCTTTCACACAAAACATTATCCGTAAtcaccattttctgtttcttCTCTTGCATCAGAAGAGATAATGTAACATGTTGAGTTGCAGAGACGATAACGTTAGTCTCTGTTCTGTTTTTGCCACATTGTCAACCACTGGCCGCTCAATGTCCACCTATCACAAAGTTTCGCTTCAGAAAATGGCAGTTTTCAGGCATAAACTGCAGTCAGGTTCTCATCCACACGAAACACTACTGCTCAACAATATTGCAGGATTCCATTCTTTGTCTGTACACCATTCATTTCTGGCCTACTTCTTTCTCAATGTCTATCCTCTTTATGCTAAGGAGGTGCATGCATTTGTGAAATGGAACCTGACGCTTCTTCACTCCTTCCGACTTTTCGGTCTGGTGCATTTGGTTTGTCGAGACTTCTGCTTTCTAGCCGAGGTGAGATGTTATGTTTTTTTATAAACTTAGGCAAAGGTCCAGAATTGGGAGAGGGAGGTGATTGTGAGTGAAGTATGGGGCAGTTTAAATGACTTCTAAGACATTTGCAAGCACCTGTGAAGAATGAAAACACTCAAAGAGACATGAACTGCTTTAAAAGTGTTTGTGTTCTTGTTTATTGAGATGCTTTGAAGATGATTCTAAGGAGGAGGAGCTGCAGTTCCATGCACAATATTAATTAGAAGACATGTTGCTAACTATAAATGCATGAAAGTAATATGCTGCTTTGGAGAATTCACAGTCAAATCGTTTGTTTTTGCCAAAACAAATGTTCAAATACAATCCATAGTAACCTGCAAATCTGAATAAGGAACTGCTATTTGTCAATAATTTAGTCTTGGAAAAAACATTTGTTGTGATGACTTAATTGTCACTGACATTCACCTACTATTGAGGGATTTAAATTTGGTATAGATCCATAACTTCGTCGAGAAACAAGATTGGTACACAAAAGTCCGACAGCGTTAGATGATCAACAAGTATGAAAGAAAGATCAAGAGAACAGTTTGCAATTTTAAATTAATCATACATCTCTTTGCTTTGTTCTTCTTGCTAAATAAAAGTTAAATCAGTCGGTGTATGAACTGATCAGTAAAACAAGATAATAAATGTCAGAGGATACATAGTCCAAAAACACTGTGCACAATGTGCAGATTGTAGACATtagaaaaaaaaaagttaaatagcACTTAGGCATGttaatctacagcacagaaaaagaaaaaaagcttCAGCCCATTGGACGCATTTCATAAAAAAAACAACCATCTCATTTCAATCTcattccagcacttagcccagaGCCTAGTATGCCTTGACATAGTGAGCACACATCGAAATAATTTGTTATGGACAAGACCAAACGCCCTCAAAATAGACTAAGAATATAGTCTGGAcaatattttttttcttattttaaaggcaatgcAAGATATTGTGTCAGAGGtccaattcaatttttttaaaaaaaagtgggcATTAAAAATACTTTACTCATCCAATGCAGATAAAATGCAATTAAAAGACGAATGAATTGGAAAGCCTTAACTCTATTTCAAAACTGAAAAGAATAATAGATATAGTAACCATTACTACTTAATTGTACCTGTATGGCTGTATCCTATAAAAACAGACtttgataaagaaaaacaaatcagCGCACAGATTGTCTCACTTCCAACTCCCGTCATAGACAGATAACCTCCAATTTGTGGCTGCAACTGAGAGAGGAAAAGTTGCTTTAATttcttcaagaccccaacagcaactgctgaaagacCTTGGTTGGCTGGAGGTTTGACCACACCGCCTCAGGCTGCTTCTATCTTCCAGaatactttgtttaaaaaaagaaaacaaggCTTCACAAGTTCTTAATCTTCTCATGGACGGCTCCACATGTCTCTCCAAATACCTCTTCGACAAAAAAAGATAAAACTCATCACTTAAACACAAAATATCATCACACCTCATTTAATGTTGGAAGAGCTTCTGCGTCTACCACTATTACAGAGAGTGAAATTCAATTGCCCACCACTGTGTGTGAAACACTTTCCCTCATATATCCACTACAAAATCTGCTCAATATCTTAAATTGTCAACTTaattttcaacatattgtctagctatcacccattgttaacagctaacctgagaatgcaacttttaataaaaggttttgtgatttacacatgaaagaagtgaaactatatggtattcaaacagatgaaagacttaacaatcaatttttcaatgtataatttcaggtatatcacaatgtaaatttttgctataaattcagtgtgtTACGATTGACccatccactatcacctgatgaaggagcaacgctccgaatgctagtgtgcttccaattaagcctgttggactgtaacctggtgttgtgtgatttttcactttgtacacccagtccaaaactggcatttccaaatcatgattttcTTCAATTTGAACCGGAAGACATGTATCCAGCTACAATTTGATGAGCACTGATTTTACCGCCAAGTGATACATGATGGTGTAAACCGAGACTCACACAGTTATGGCCATGTCAAATCCGTTATGTTGGCTTTAATTTgccaatactgaaaatgtgttgctagaaaagcgcagcaggtcaggcagcatccaagaaacaggagattcgacgtttcgggcataagcctttcttcaggaatctggcttatgcctgaaacgtcgaatctcctgttcctaggatgctgcctgacctgctgcacttttccagcaacacattttcagctctgatctccagcatctgcagacctcactttctcctttaatttGCCAATAGCCTAGTTAATTGAGCCTTTCGACCTCATTAAATTACATACTGCAGCCTAGATAGTATACTTTCCAATACACTGCATTCTTACTCGATATTCTACTGCAACGATTAATTATCCTGAGAAATTTAACTTTCAGTTCCTTCCTAAATTCATGAAAATAATCAgtccatttttatttttaacgTGCATCACATATTAATCGGTTATGATCTAATGGGACTCTTATATTACAATTATCAACTGTGTAATTGATTCATAACCTGGAACAAAAGGAAACCTCCCTTATTGCTTTTTGTGATATGTACATTAAGAAAGTCAACAGACATTCACCAGGAAATGCTTAtttaaaacattcattttgtTGCACCAATATTTCTGTAGTGACAAAAGAGAAGATACTTGAATGTTTTCTTGAAACTGCTGTTACAGAGTGCATAGCAGGCTGGGTTGACAGTGCTGTTAATGTAACAGAGCCAGTATCCAATAGTCCAAACTGTATTGGGGACACAGACTGAACAAAAGGTTTTAATGAATACCATAACATGGTATGGGGTCCAAGTTATAATAAATGCCAGTAGAATCGCGAAGACAGTTTGAGTGACCCGCATTTCTCGGGATGCAATTACCTTCTTCTTGGCAGGGGCCGTGGTCGTGGTATTGATTTCATTGTTAGGTctgatctctctgtctgtcccattCTCACTGCTAATGGTTGGTACTTTTCCTGATTTAGTTGAACTGTTGTGAAAGTTTTGAGTTTGGTAAGCTATCTTTAGGGAAGAAAAATTGCATAGCTGCATGCTGAGGGAGTTTTGCTCATTAGAAACGTTTGTTCTCTCTTGCATCAATCCTTGTTTCATCTGCTTAGATGGGATCCCACTGAAGGAAGTTGGTTCATTGGAGAATACTTGTTGTTTTTCGTGTCCGTCATTAGAATTTGTGAATTTGCTATTTTGCAAATTGACAGGGGTAATATTAGCATATGCATTGGTTATGCAGTTACTGTCCAATTTCATcgttttgtttttctttagacAGGGACAAACACTGCCCATTTTTGTCTCCAACATACTCTTATCCTCTTTTGTTCGATTCTTGCTGGCACGCGAAATGTGCACATACAACATCACCATGATGGTAACAGGCAGATAAAAGGCGACTATCGTAGTACCAAAAGTAACAGCAGGatttgagaggaattgaacatagcACTCGCCATCACTAACATTCCGTTCCCctgtaatgaactgccagatgagaATGGGAGGAGCGAACATAACAAATGGTAACATCCAAGCAGCTGCAATCATCATCACTGCCCTCTTAATTGTTCTCGTCAAGGGGTAACTAAATGATTTGGTCACACAGAAGTAACGGTCAAGGCTGATCATAAGGAGATTCATTCCAGAGGCATTGCTGACTACATAATCTACAGCAAGCCATAAGTCACATATCACTGGACCCATGGACCAGTGACCTACTACAATGTAAATGGTGTATAGATTCATGGAGAATACACCTACAATCAAGTCAGCACAGGCTAAGCTGAAAATAAAATAGTTATTGATTGTTTGTAATTGTCTGTTTACTTTAATGGAAAATATGACCAGAATGTTTCCAATTATGGTCAGTAAGCTTAATAAACCTGCTACAATCACAGTGAAGAACACTTTAAGCATTTTGTAAGAAGTCCCTTTTCCAGTATCGAGCCAGACATCTGGGTTACCGAGAGTTTCATTTGTCTCCGTTCCATTTTCTGTTATTCGATTCTGATGCATAGCTTGCGCTGATAAAACATAAATgttgaattaaaataaatatcaAAACAGCATTTTGAATTCAGATCATTAAATAAatttttataaataaataaagaataaataagaCAAGCGACACTTATAAACGTGAAGATCTTTCTGAGTGCCGGGGTTTAATTCAAAATGAACTCATGCCGCATTAAATGTTAACTGATTACAAATTGATACTAATCACATGCCTTAGCTTAGTTGCATTGCCCCAAAATGCCTACTTTAATCACaaatgttttctttaagttttcaGTTGTTAACACTAGCGTACCTTTAATAATTTTGAGTTGTGAGAGTTTATGTATCAGCAGAAAATAATCACTTAAACTCATTCAATTCATGTGACTTAACGGAGAACAGATCTGTCAGAAATAACCCTCTCTCGGGTAAACGCAAAAAACCCAAGTTGGATAAAATCTAATAAACTATCAGATTTAGGCCGAGGAGGTTGCTGCTCAGAGCTCCAGTTCCTGGAGGACTGGACAACCCTGAGGTTGAGTAAATTCATATCGTCGCTATCGATGGGTTCAGTTTTCATGTGATCTTAGTTCAAGAGGGGAAATTCAAGTGAGCATGATTTTAGAGCATGTTTCTGGCAGCCACAAACATTCCAAAGTCAAGGTGTGGAGTGATGTATTGTCGCCGTGTTTTCCTTCAAAATAATCGCTTCTGCAACCATTCCACCAACAAAGCAAAGGTGCAAAAACCTTCAAAAACCTGGATCATGCGTCTGTTATGCAACCTTGAGATGAGGTTTGTAAGTTTGTGTAAATGAACACAAAACCACAGAAATACTGATGATATCACCAATTCCATCACCTTTCTGATCACATAGGTTAATGTTTTGTGATAACAGCGCTGTGAAGAAAACGACTTTGATTATTTCTTTTGGATGTTGTCATTGCTGAGTAGAATCGAGCTGACATGGCACGATTTTACCAATTTTTACAGAAGCTGGCTTTGTAGAAATATCAAATATCCCAATCACTATTC
This region includes:
- the LOC132832591 gene encoding muscarinic acetylcholine receptor M2-like, with the translated sequence MEMKAEGRLIEEQRVNEQDSRSEKSGLKLFKYIHSLPNFDEKDVRVFFISFEKEDKQMRWSIAMWVTLIKAKLVVSADTSLNLISGSIDMDQWMLYNFIVHLGKMHYPFLAAFGVPAQAMHQNRITENGTETNETLGNPDVWLDTGKGTSYKMLKVFFTVIVAGLLSLLTIIGNILVIFSIKVNRQLQTINNYFIFSLACADLIVGVFSMNLYTIYIVVGHWSMGPVICDLWLAVDYVVSNASGMNLLMISLDRYFCVTKSFSYPLTRTIKRAVMMIAAAWMLPFVMFAPPILIWQFITGERNVSDGECYVQFLSNPAVTFGTTIVAFYLPVTIMVMLYVHISRASKNRTKEDKSMLETKMGSVCPCLKKNKTMKLDSNCITNAYANITPVNLQNSKFTNSNDGHEKQQVFSNEPTSFSGIPSKQMKQGLMQERTNVSNEQNSLSMQLCNFSSLKIAYQTQNFHNSSTKSGKVPTISSENGTDREIRPNNEINTTTTAPAKKKVIASREMRVTQTVFAILLAFIITWTPYHVMVFIKTFCSVCVPNTVWTIGYWLCYINSTVNPACYALCNSSFKKTFKYLLFCHYRNIGATK